From one Solanum lycopersicum chromosome 12, SLM_r2.1 genomic stretch:
- the LOC138340264 gene encoding uncharacterized protein, giving the protein MTNAGLRAALMNLTQRVTTQSHVVNNHFVAQANQGVGPQPNASTPASRIWDFTRMNPPTFHGTKVDEDPQGFIDEFFKVVDAMGVTPREKSELAAYQLEDVAQVWFEQWRVERPLERGPVDWEEFNEAFLDRFFPLEWREKTMVEFMNFYQGRMSVQEYSLKFTQLSKYSPTMVANSRARMNKFLMGVSNLVEK; this is encoded by the coding sequence ATGACTAATGCGGGGTTGAGGGCTGCCCTAATGAACTTAACCCAACGCGTGACAACTCAATCTCATGTCGTCAATAATCACTTTGTTGCTCAAGCTAATCAAGGAGTTGGACCTCAACCTAATGCTAGTACTCCTGCTTCTAGAATTTGGGATTTCACGAGGATGAACCCTCCCACTTTTCATGGAACTAAGGTGGATGAAGATCcacaaggcttcatagatgaATTTTTCAAAGTTGTAGATGCTATGGGCGTGACCCCTAGGGAGAAATCAGAGTTAGCCGCTTACCAACTCGaagatgtggctcaagtgtGGTTTGAACAATGGAGggttgagagacccttagagaGAGGTCCGGTTGATTGGGAGGAATTCAATGAGGCTTTCctagataggttctttcccCTAGAGTGGAGGGAAAAGACAATGGTTGAATTCATGAACTTTTATCAAGGGAGAATGAGTGTGCAAGAGTACTCTCTcaaattcacccaactctctaagTATAGCCCAACCATGGTAGCTAATAGTAGGGCTAGGATGAACAAGTTTTTGATGGGAGTGTCTAACTTAGTGGAGAAATAG